A genome region from Tachyglossus aculeatus isolate mTacAcu1 chromosome 15, mTacAcu1.pri, whole genome shotgun sequence includes the following:
- the TP53INP2 gene encoding LOW QUALITY PROTEIN: tumor protein p53-inducible nuclear protein 2 (The sequence of the model RefSeq protein was modified relative to this genomic sequence to represent the inferred CDS: deleted 1 base in 1 codon), translated as MFQRFASLFFGESPPSAGPEEPPAFVAEEDELDGWLIVDLQASSPPPPSPPSEALCPCRGPVLAPAPCLMDESWWVTPPACFTAEGPPPARLASSPLEDLLIEHPSMSVYVTGNTVVLGPDPPGGLQSCCGGSDGEGEVAPSPRPPRPPRPRPPSASHPAAPLPPAAALLGKMSQARRLQQARQHQLSPKCVQRQNRARECRPRRPKHRGSFVHQPCQRQYNY; from the exons ATGTTCCAGCGTTTCGCCAGCCTGTTCTTCGGCGAGAGCCCGCCCTCAGCGGGCCCCGAGGAGCCCCCGGCCTTCGTCGCCGAGGAGGATGAGCTGGACGGCTGGCTCATCGTCGACCTGCAGG CtagctccccgccgccccccagccCGCCCTCGGAGGCTCTCTGCCCCTGCAGGGGCCCCGTCCTGGCACCCGCTCCCTGCTTGATGGACGAGAGCTGGTGggtcaccccccccgcc tgttTCACCGCAGAGGGGCCCCCGCCGGCCCGCCTGGCAAGCAGCCCCCTGGAGGACCTGCTCATTGAGCACCCCAGCATGTCCGTGTACGTCACCGGTAACACGGTCGTGCTGGGGCCCGACCCGCCCGGCGGCCTTCAGTCCTGCTGCGGCGGCAGCGACGGCGAGGG gGAGGTGGCTCCGTCCCCGCGGCCCCCACGGCCCCCGCGGCCCCGACCCCCCTCGGCCTCGCACCCCGCGGCCCCGCTGCCCCCCGCGGCGGCGCTGCTGGGCAAGATGAGCCAGGCTCGGCGGCTGCAGCAGGCCCGGCAGCACCAGCTGAGCCCCAAGTGCGTCCAGCGCCAGAACCGTGCCCGCGAATGCCGCCCGCGCCGGCCCAAGCACCGAGGCAGCTTCGTCCACCAGCCGTGCCAGCGCCAGTACAACTACTGA